The following coding sequences lie in one Rutidosis leptorrhynchoides isolate AG116_Rl617_1_P2 chromosome 4, CSIRO_AGI_Rlap_v1, whole genome shotgun sequence genomic window:
- the LOC139842172 gene encoding uncharacterized protein: protein MVIWTPASDGTYMVADAIRIMLNSGNPICPDWPKVVWNNNVPSKTVLFHLLALKKSILVRNVLSRRHILPVNQSSLCIWCLEEVETIDHLLTHCKWSFRIWAYLFHV, encoded by the coding sequence ATGGTCATTTGGACTCCAGCTTCGGATGGAACATACATGGTGGCAGACGCCATTCGCATTATGCTAAATTCAGGTAATCCTATTTGTCCCGATTGGCCCAAAGTTGTATGGAACAATAATGTTCCGTCCAAAACCGTGTTATTTCATTTGCTTGCGTTAAAGAAAAGCATTCTCGTTCGTAACGTTTTGTCTCGAAGACATATTTTACCGGTTAATCAGTCAAGTTTATGCATATGGTGTTTAGAAGAGGTCGAAACCATTGATCATTTGTTAACGCATTGCAAATGGTCGTTTAGAATTTGGGCCTATTTGTTTCATGTTTGA